From the genome of Pectobacterium atrosepticum:
ATCATAAGGCCCATTGACGACATGCGCATATCAGCCTGGTTGCTATGTTCATTATCCTTTATTGCCCCGTTAAGTTGGGCAGAATCCTCACCAGCAGACATCGCTGCGCAGAAACAGCAGCAAATCTTATTTTTCAACCACGACGATCGGGATATCGTTCCTGACACAGCTGTCTGGCCGTGGCAGGCGATTGGGCAGTTGGAAACCGCCAGCGGCAACCTTTGCACCGCGACGCTTATATCACCGCATCTGGCGCTGACGGCTGGGCATTGCGTGGTCACCCCACCGAAGGGCGGGATAGATAAGCCCGTCGCGCTGCGCTTTCTGGCGACAGAAAATGGCTGGCGTTATGAAACGTCGGAAATTGAAGCGCTGGCGAATAAAACACTCGCTAAAAAATTGAAAGCTGACGGCGAGGGGTGGATCGTTCCGCCCTCAGCAGCACCGCTGGATTACGCCTTAATTCGGCTGAAACAAACACCGCCAGGTATTCGTCCGCTCCCGCTCTGGCAAGGCAGCCGCCAAGAATTGATGCAGGCCTTGAAGGACAATGGTCAACGCGTCACGCAGGCTGGCTACCCAGAGGATCATCAGGAAACGCTTTATCGCCATCAGGATTGCTTGATCACTGGCTGGGTTCACCCTGCCGTTATGGCACACCAGTGCGACACGCTGCCTGGCGATAGCGGCTCCCCTCTGATGCTGAACTCGGCAGCAGGTTGGGTACTGATGGGAATTCAAAGCTCAGCACCCGATGCCAGTGAACGCGATCGGGCCGATAATCGCGCTGTTTCGGTTACCGCCATTCGTCAGCAGTTAGAAACATTGGCAAAACTAAGTTCACCAAAACCAGGTTCACCAAAACTTTCACCAAAGTAATGCTAACGCCCACTACGCAGTGGCCCACAGTCAGGCGGCAATCGCAATTCAGGATACCGCCCGACGCCTCCCGCTTCACACCTGCTTCATGGTATAAAAAAATATCTGTTCTATTCTTATCAGAGGTATAGGTTAATCATCCATATTGTCGCCCGACAGCGGCGCGACAATTAACAGGATTTTATTTTATCTTATGAAAGATGCTTCTTTTATAATTAGATTCTCATTTATTCGCAGAGCATTTCATCAGCAAAATCAGTTATCGCTGCTCGCAAGTAATGGGAAAATATCATAAATTCATACCGCACACTGAAAACCGAAAACACGGTTAAGACAAGAAAGCCACTGAACCTTAACGGAAAGATAAAGGTAATATAATAAGTTACCTCAAATTTTAGCCTCTATGTTATTGTGTCGCCGTTAAATTAAATTGATGTCGTCGCGGTTATTATTGCGAAAAGGAAGAGTCTACATGTTAAAACATTTGAGCCATGACGAAAAAAAACGCATGCAGACTCTCGATGAATTACAAAAAATCGATATATCTCAAGACGATGTTCTTCACAAACTCA
Proteins encoded in this window:
- a CDS encoding serine protease; amino-acid sequence: MRISAWLLCSLSFIAPLSWAESSPADIAAQKQQQILFFNHDDRDIVPDTAVWPWQAIGQLETASGNLCTATLISPHLALTAGHCVVTPPKGGIDKPVALRFLATENGWRYETSEIEALANKTLAKKLKADGEGWIVPPSAAPLDYALIRLKQTPPGIRPLPLWQGSRQELMQALKDNGQRVTQAGYPEDHQETLYRHQDCLITGWVHPAVMAHQCDTLPGDSGSPLMLNSAAGWVLMGIQSSAPDASERDRADNRAVSVTAIRQQLETLAKLSSPKPGSPKLSPK